The window GGCGGCTCGTGTAGAGGAGCGCCGGGAGTCCGGCGCCTCATAGCGCAGCAAGCCGGGATGCTCTCTGCTTTGCAGGATGCCGGCTGTACCGACAGTGACTATTCGGCTTAAGCCTTGTGTTTTCATAGCCTCTATAAGTAGAGGCGTAGACTCGGTCAGCACCGTGCCGCCATCGGTGCCAAGGCAGCTTATGACCAGCTCCGCCCCTCGTAAGGCAGCATGTAGATCTTCTCCATTACGAGCGTCCCCTTGAAGTAGGGTTAAGCTTTCGGAGTGAATCCCCGTCAGCTTCTCCACGCTTCGAACGAGTGCTGTGACTTCGTGTCCGTCCGCTAGCGCTTTTTCCAAAATTCTTCTTCCTACTCTACCTGTGGCTCCTAGTATGAGAATTTGCATGATAGGACCTCCTTGTTACGTTAATGGTTGTCATTATTATACGCTTATCACACTCGGGGAGGAAATTTCCTCACATACCAAAAAGGATCTCGTGCTCGTATCCTCTTAACTTAATTGATTCATCCGTCCTGACCTCTTTATTCAGACGGGGCAGAATTCCCTTTGTTTGCGGCGGCCTGGGATTAGCGATTCCGGTTCCGTATGGATGAGAGGCGGTTTTGCGGCTGCTCTGAATTTTATGGGTGGCGAATACGTTTGGTTTGCGGGTAGCCATTCCTGCAGGTACAGGCGGTTTCAAAGCAGGAGGGGTTACAGGAGCTGCTCCTAAGGGAAACT is drawn from Paenibacillus sp. V4I7 and contains these coding sequences:
- a CDS encoding NAD(P)-dependent oxidoreductase gives rise to the protein MQILILGATGRVGRRILEKALADGHEVTALVRSVEKLTGIHSESLTLLQGDARNGEDLHAALRGAELVISCLGTDGGTVLTESTPLLIEAMKTQGLSRIVTVGTAGILQSREHPGLLRYEAPDSRRSSTRAAEEHRKAWEQLAASGLSWTVVCPTYLPDGEPQGQYRAERDYLPEGGMSISVGDTAAFTYRVALEGEYVCCRVGIAY